TTAAGAGCCATACGCCGGGGCAGTTCCACCAGCTTCTGGCTACCCTTAGCGGCAGGGATGTAGCTTTTACAGCAGATAAGCCGCCTGAAATAGATTTAGCTATACATGAAGCCGAAGAAGCAATAGCCCAGGTTAAAAGTTCCCATATACCGGTAGAGCTTAGCCCGCAGGGTGCTTATATAAGGCGCTTTCAGCACATAATAGCTGAAAAAGAGCATCTTTCTTCCCATAGTTTGGGCAAAGAGCCGCACCGCCGGGTAAGAATATCAAGGGGTTAAAATATGTCTTTGTTTATAACATTTGAGGGCGGCGAAGGCTGCGGCAAAAGCACCCAGTCCAAGGCATTGTACAGGTATCTGAAAAAACTGGGGCTGGGGTGTGTGCTTACTCACGAACCCGGCGGTACCCGCTCAGGTGATAAAATAACCCGTTTGTTGAAGTGGTCTGAAGAAGAAAATATTTCCCCTCTTGCGGAGTTGTTTCTTTTCAACGCCTCGCGTTCTATCCTTATAGACAATGTGATTAAACCGGCCTTGCTGGATGGCAATATAGTTATATGTGACCGGTATACAGATTCCACCTTGGCATACCAGGGGTACGGGCGGGGGCTTGAGCTGGATACGGTAAAATGTATAAACAGCCTGGCAAGCGGCGGTCTGGTACCTGACTTAACCATCTGGCTGGATATGGATGACAAAGCCGCCCTCCTCCGCAAAGGAAAGTTGCCGCCTGACCGCTTTGAAAGTGAAAATAATGGCTTCCACCAAAGGGTTCGTGACGGTTTCGGGGTTATTGCCGCTGCCGAACCAAACAGGTTTCTGAAGCTGGATGCTTCACTCTCCCAGTCAGAGCTTACCAAATGTATTAAGCAAAGGGTTAACGCTCTTTTGAAGCTGCCGCAATGAATGACACTTCCGAATTAATAATGGTAGCTATGAGCGGCGGGGTGGATTCCTCGGTTGCGGCCATGCTCCTTCTGGAGCAGGGATACGATGTAGCCGGGGTCAGCCTGCAGCTCAAGTCCAATAATGAACCTTACGGCAACGGCTATAACCTTAAACTTATTAACCGGGCGCGTGAAGTGGCGGCTGCTCTGGGTATCCCCCATTATGTGGTTGATTTGAGTGATATTTTTTCCCAAAGGGTTATTGCAGATTTCTGCCAGCAGTATTCGCAGGGGCGTACTCCGAACCCCTGTATCCGCTGTAATTATTATGTAAAGATAGGCGCTTTACTTGAAAAAATACCTGATTTCAATGCCGGTTATTTAGCTACCGGGCATTATGCCCGTGTCCTTTCAGATGAAAACGGCACTCACCTTCTAAAAGGGGCAGATGAGAAAAAAGACCAGTCATATTTTTTATATACCCTGCCGCCCGAATCACTGTCCCGTCTTATATTCCCTCTGGGCAAAAGGTACAAAAAGGATATTATCCGCTTAGCGGATAAGATGAAACTGCCCGTTTCCCAAAAGGAGAGCCAGGACGTGTGCTTTATACCTGACGGTGATTACAAATCTTTTCTGGCTACCCGTATGGGATTTACCCCCGGCAAAATTCTGGATAAAACCGGCAAAATACTGGGCGAACATCAGGGACTACCTCTTTATACCATAGGTCAAAGGCAGGGACTGGGCTTGGCTTCAAATGAAAAGCTCTTTGTATCTGATATGAATCCGGAGGCCAATACCATTATGGTTGCCAGCCATGATCAGCTTTACACCAGCCGCATATTGCTGAGCAACTTCATCTGGCGGGAAAGCAGGATTCCGCTGGATACCCCCGGTATGATAGTCAAAGTCCGCTACAAAGCCGCCCCGGCCGAGGTAAAAAAGATATCCCAAACAGGTGATTTTTATTTGCTTGAACTGGCAAGCCCCGTTTGGGCAGCCACCCCCGGTCAGGCAGCCGTTATTTATCTGGGTGATATGGTACTTGGCGGGGGTATTATTGAACACGGCGGGGACGTCGCCTGATATGCCTGCCGCGATCTGCCCCGGCTGGGCTGAGGAAAAGCATCTCTGGAAGCAGGGTTTTTCCTCAATTGCCGGTTTAGACGAAGCCGGCAGGGGGTGTCTGGCCGGACCGGTGGTAGCCGGAGCGGTCATCATGCCGCCCCGGTTAAAGGGCGACTGGGTGGCTATGGTGCGGGACAGCAAGGTGCTTACCCCCGAAAAACGCGAATACCTTTACTGCCATATTGTTTCCATGGCAATAAGTTTCGGGGTGGGTGTAGTGGATAATACCCAGATTGATTGCCTGGGGATTGCCCCTGCTACCAGGCTTGCCATGAAGCAGGCGGTGGAACATTTGGATTGTCGGCCTGATTTTTTGCTGGTGGATTACCTGAAACTGCCGGATATTCCCCTGCCCCAAAAGGGCATTGTGGATGGTGATGCCCTTTGCTTCAGTATTGCCTGTGCTTCCATTATTGCCAAGGTCAGCCGTGACCGGCTGATGTGCGAACTTGAGGCTACCTATCCCGGATACCACCTTGCCAAGCACAAGGGGTATGGCACGGCGCTTCATATGGAGTGCATTTCCCAAAAAGGTATCTCCCCCATCCACCGCCGCACTTTTGCCCCTTTAAAGAGTATGTTTGATGTCATATAAGCGTAAAGAAACAGGTAAGCTGGGTGAGGAACTGGCAGCAGAGTACCTGAAGGGTATGGGATACCGCATTATCCAGACCAACTGCCGTTTGCCTGAGGGTGAAATTGATATAGTGGGGCAGGACGGTGAGTGTCTGGCATTTATTGAGGTGCGCACCAAACGCCGCTTGGAATACGGTTTGCCTGCCGAATCTATTACCCTGCGTAAAAAAGCCCATCTTATTGCCAGTGCCGAAAGCTATATGCAAAAATACCATCTGGAACACCTGCCCTGCCGGATAGACTTCGTTTCAGTAGACCTTAGCCAGCCTGAACCTAAACTGGAACTTATTAAAAACGCACTGGGTGAAGAATAAAGACGAAAGATACGGGTTTGTGTTAAAATCTTGGCGTGGATAATCTTGATAAACTGTGGCGGATAGTTGATGTCAACCAGAACCGCTTAAGCGAAGGTTTACGGATACTGGAAGAGATTGCCCGTTTGTACCTTGAAGATGAAACGCTGACTTCGCGTTTAAAAAACCTGCGTCACTCACTTACTTTACAGGATATCACCTCTAATTCCCGCCTTTTATTTTCCCGCCAGGCGGATACGGATATCGGCGCTCAGTTAGAAACAGCTGACCAGTCCAAACCGGAAACCTTATTTTCGGTTGTAAGTGCCAATGCCAAGCGGGCAGAACAATCCCTGCGTGTTTTAGAAGAGTTTGCCGGTTTATCTGAGACGGGTCTTGATGCCGCTCTCTACAGCCGCGGGCGTTTTGAACTTTATACCCTTGAAAAAGACCTGGCGGCCAGGCTTTTGCGTAAACACCGCCGGGATATGATAACGGGGTTGTATGTGGCTATAGATGCAGATTATCTGGCCGGGCGGGATATACCTGCAGTTACCAGAGAAGCCCTTGAAGGCGGTTGCCGCCTTATCCAGCTTAGGGCTAAAACGGCCTCTACCCGAAAGTTTCTGGCACTGGCCGTAAACTTGAAGGAAATTTGCCTTGAATACGGTGCGCTTTTTATTGTAAATGACCGCCTGGATATTGCCCTAGCCTGCGGTGCGGACGGGCTTCATCTGGGGCAGACAGATATGCCGCTTTCGCAAGCCCGCCGCTTTCTGCCGCCGGATAGCATTATAGGTATTTCTGCAGATACGCCCGAACAGGCTGTTTCAGCTCAAAACGAAGGGGCGGACTATGTGGCGGCCGGGGCGGTTTTTCCCACCCAAACTAAACCAGATGTCCTTTTCGGCGGTCTTTCAGGTTTAAAGGCCATTCACCAGGTGGTAAAAATACCTCTGGTGGCTATTGGCGGCATAAACAAGTCAAATTTTTATGAAGCCATGCAGGCAGGTGCGGACAGCCTCTGTCTGATAAGTGCGGTCTTAGGTGCGCCTGATATTAAAAAGGCTACTTCAGAATTTATAACCCTTATGGAGGCAGCAAAAATTGACTAGTATCAGTCTCAAAATGGAACAGATATCTGACAGCATACGGGAAAATTTTAAAACCCGTGATGCCGCCCGTGAAAAATCCCTGCCTGTCAGCCGGGAAGCTATCCGCTACTGCAGTCTGGCTATCAGGGCGGTTCACCGCCAGGAACTGGCACAGGCAAGAGAAATGCTGGTTTCGGCCAAAGCCCTTATTAAGGAGGCCGGGCAGGCTATAGACGCATGCGGGGAATTGTCCAACACCGCGTTTTTCCTTGATGCCCAGAAAGAGTACGCCGAAGCCAATACAGTACTGGCTCTGGTGGACGGTAAGGATATGCCCTCGCCACAGGAACTGGAAGTGGATAATGCCGCCTATTTAAACGGTATTGGCGAAGCGGCAGGTGAACTTAGGCGTTACATACTGGATGGCCTGAGAAAGGGCGAAGATACCCGCGGCGAAGAGCTGCTTCAGGCTATGGATGATATCTACGAAGTACTGGTTACCATGGATTTCCCGGATGCCATTACCGGCGGGCTTCGCCGGACTACAGACATGGTTCGGGGTGTGCTGGAACGCACCCGAAGTGATTTAACGTTATATATACAGCAAAAGGGGCTTGAGCAAAAGCTGGAAGATTTCCAGTCAAAATTGACCCGGAAAGGGGAGTAATTTAGTGTCTATCTGGATTGCATTGGTTGTCGGTTTAGCGGGTCTGGTTGTTGCCGGGCTGCTGGCCAGGTTTGTCCTCCGGCAAGATGAGGGCATATCTAAAGTGAGGGAAATTGCCTCGGCCATCAGGGAAGGTGCCATGGCTTTTATCACCCGTGAATACACGGTTATGGCCATCTTCGTAGCGGCAGTGACTATCATACTGGCGTTGTTGCCTTCGCTGGGTTGGCCGGTATCGGTCTCGTTCCTGTTTGGGGCCTTATGCTCCGGGCTTGCGGGTTTTATTGGCATGAGTATAGCCGTCAGGGCTAATGCGCGTACTACTACTGCCGCCAGTCACAGCCTTAATCAAGGCCTGAAATTTTCTTTCAGGGCTGGTTCGGTTATGGGTATGAGTGTGGTTGGTATCGGTATTATCGGCCTTTCAATAATGTACTTTGCCTTTGGCAGTAACGCAGATTTCCTGCAGATTCTGCCCGGATATGGTTTCGGGGCTTCCTCTGTGGCTATCTTTGCCAGAGTGGGCGGCGGTATTTTTACCAAAGCGGCTGATACCGGGGCGGATATTGTCGGCAAAGTGGAAAAAGGTATCCCCGAAGATGACCCCCGCAATGCGGCGGTAGTGGCAGACTTTGTGGGTGATAACGTGGGTGATGTGGCCGGGATGGGGGCTGACCTTTTTGAATCTTATGTAGATTCCATTATAGCTACCATGGCTCTGGCTACTGTCGGCGCTTTCTCAATGAAACTGGGGTATTCGCTTGTCCCGTCTGAGGAAGCGGCTTTCTTCCTGCCCATGCTGGTTGCAGCCGGGGGTATACTGGCCTCGGTTATCGGTATCTTTTTGGTACGTACCGGGGAAAAACTCCAGATGAAGGCCTTGCTGGCAGCTTTACGCAAGGGTACTCTGGCAGCCGCCTTTTTATCGGCGGTATTCTCTTTCCTGGCTGTCTGGTATCTTCAGGCAGATTTGGGTCTCTTTGTTGCCATTCTGGCCGGGCTGGCGGCGGGTGTATTTATCGGTGAAAGCACCAACTATTTTACTTCATATGTCTATAAACCCACTCTGGGTATAGCGGCATCCTGCCAGACGGGTGCGGCCACCAATATTATTTCCGGTTTTTCGGTGGGGCTGTTGAGTGTAGTCCCTCCGATAATTCTGGTAGTCGCCGCTATTGTCATTGCTTATACTTTCGGTGATGTTTACGGTGTGGCTCTGGCCGGTGTGGGTATGCTGGCTACCCTGGGTATTCAGGACGCTACCGATGCGTACGGCCCGGTAGCTGACAATGCCGGCGGTATAGCTGAAATGGCGGGTTTGCCCAAGGAAGTACGCGAACGGACGGATGCGCTTGATTCTCTGGGCAATACCACTGCCGCCATAGGCAAAGGGTTTGCCATAGGTTCTGCCGGGCTTACTTCACTGGCTCTTTTGCTTTCTTACACCCAGGCGGTTGGTATAACTGCTTCGCAGGTAAGCCTGCTGGATGTCAAGGTGCTGGCCGGGCTTTTGCTGGGTGTTATGATGCCGGCTGTTTTCTGTTCACTTACTTTAAAAGCAGTGGGTGTGACCAGTTTTTCCATTGTGAACGAAGTGCGGCGTCAGTTTAAAGAGATTGCCGGTATTATGGACGGCACTGCCAAACCCGAATACGGCAAATGTGTAGATATCTGCACCCGTGACTCCATTAAGCAGATGATTTTGCCCGGTATTATCACGGTAGTTTCACCGGTAATAGTCGGCTGGCTGCTTGGTTCGGTAGCCGTAGTGGGTTTTCTGGCCGGTATCATACTGTGCGGGTTTGTACTGGCAGTCACTTTTGCCAATGCCGGCGGTGCCTGGGACAATGCCAAGAAATGGGTTGAAACCGGGGCTTACGGCGGTAAAGGTTCGGATGCCCATAAAGCGGCAGTGGTGGGTGATACGGTGGGCGACCCCATGAAGGATACCGCCGGACCGTCACTTAATATTATGATTAAGCTGGTTGCCATTATTGCCTTGGTTATGGCACCTATACTGGCTAATTTTAGCGGTATAATTTAAGGCTATATAAAGCTAAATAAACGGGTTGCCGGCCTTTTCTCTGCCAATGGTTGTTTCCCGGCCGTGTCCGGGGAAGACAAGGGTTTCAGGGGGAAGGCTGAGCAGCCTGTTTATTATATTCTGCCGCAAGGCCTCGGTATCACTTTCCTCAAAATCTGACCGCCCTATGCCGGAGTTAAAAAGGGTATCTCCGCTGAACAAATAACCCGGCGTGTACAAACAGATACCGCCCGGTGTATGGCCCGGTATAGAAATAACCGAAAATCTGGTTTTGCCCAGTTCCAGCGTACTGCCTTCATCAAGCGGAATATCCGGCACAAGGTTTGGCAGCGCGGGCATTCCCAGG
This sequence is a window from Dehalococcoides mccartyi 195. Protein-coding genes within it:
- the tmk gene encoding dTMP kinase yields the protein MSLFITFEGGEGCGKSTQSKALYRYLKKLGLGCVLTHEPGGTRSGDKITRLLKWSEEENISPLAELFLFNASRSILIDNVIKPALLDGNIVICDRYTDSTLAYQGYGRGLELDTVKCINSLASGGLVPDLTIWLDMDDKAALLRKGKLPPDRFESENNGFHQRVRDGFGVIAAAEPNRFLKLDASLSQSELTKCIKQRVNALLKLPQ
- the mnmA gene encoding tRNA 2-thiouridine(34) synthase MnmA — protein: MNDTSELIMVAMSGGVDSSVAAMLLLEQGYDVAGVSLQLKSNNEPYGNGYNLKLINRAREVAAALGIPHYVVDLSDIFSQRVIADFCQQYSQGRTPNPCIRCNYYVKIGALLEKIPDFNAGYLATGHYARVLSDENGTHLLKGADEKKDQSYFLYTLPPESLSRLIFPLGKRYKKDIIRLADKMKLPVSQKESQDVCFIPDGDYKSFLATRMGFTPGKILDKTGKILGEHQGLPLYTIGQRQGLGLASNEKLFVSDMNPEANTIMVASHDQLYTSRILLSNFIWRESRIPLDTPGMIVKVRYKAAPAEVKKISQTGDFYLLELASPVWAATPGQAAVIYLGDMVLGGGIIEHGGDVA
- a CDS encoding ribonuclease HII, yielding MPAAICPGWAEEKHLWKQGFSSIAGLDEAGRGCLAGPVVAGAVIMPPRLKGDWVAMVRDSKVLTPEKREYLYCHIVSMAISFGVGVVDNTQIDCLGIAPATRLAMKQAVEHLDCRPDFLLVDYLKLPDIPLPQKGIVDGDALCFSIACASIIAKVSRDRLMCELEATYPGYHLAKHKGYGTALHMECISQKGISPIHRRTFAPLKSMFDVI
- a CDS encoding YraN family protein; the protein is MSYKRKETGKLGEELAAEYLKGMGYRIIQTNCRLPEGEIDIVGQDGECLAFIEVRTKRRLEYGLPAESITLRKKAHLIASAESYMQKYHLEHLPCRIDFVSVDLSQPEPKLELIKNALGEE
- a CDS encoding thiamine phosphate synthase, which gives rise to MDNLDKLWRIVDVNQNRLSEGLRILEEIARLYLEDETLTSRLKNLRHSLTLQDITSNSRLLFSRQADTDIGAQLETADQSKPETLFSVVSANAKRAEQSLRVLEEFAGLSETGLDAALYSRGRFELYTLEKDLAARLLRKHRRDMITGLYVAIDADYLAGRDIPAVTREALEGGCRLIQLRAKTASTRKFLALAVNLKEICLEYGALFIVNDRLDIALACGADGLHLGQTDMPLSQARRFLPPDSIIGISADTPEQAVSAQNEGADYVAAGAVFPTQTKPDVLFGGLSGLKAIHQVVKIPLVAIGGINKSNFYEAMQAGADSLCLISAVLGAPDIKKATSEFITLMEAAKID
- a CDS encoding haloacid dehalogenase encodes the protein MTSISLKMEQISDSIRENFKTRDAAREKSLPVSREAIRYCSLAIRAVHRQELAQAREMLVSAKALIKEAGQAIDACGELSNTAFFLDAQKEYAEANTVLALVDGKDMPSPQELEVDNAAYLNGIGEAAGELRRYILDGLRKGEDTRGEELLQAMDDIYEVLVTMDFPDAITGGLRRTTDMVRGVLERTRSDLTLYIQQKGLEQKLEDFQSKLTRKGE
- a CDS encoding sodium-translocating pyrophosphatase; translated protein: MSIWIALVVGLAGLVVAGLLARFVLRQDEGISKVREIASAIREGAMAFITREYTVMAIFVAAVTIILALLPSLGWPVSVSFLFGALCSGLAGFIGMSIAVRANARTTTAASHSLNQGLKFSFRAGSVMGMSVVGIGIIGLSIMYFAFGSNADFLQILPGYGFGASSVAIFARVGGGIFTKAADTGADIVGKVEKGIPEDDPRNAAVVADFVGDNVGDVAGMGADLFESYVDSIIATMALATVGAFSMKLGYSLVPSEEAAFFLPMLVAAGGILASVIGIFLVRTGEKLQMKALLAALRKGTLAAAFLSAVFSFLAVWYLQADLGLFVAILAGLAAGVFIGESTNYFTSYVYKPTLGIAASCQTGAATNIISGFSVGLLSVVPPIILVVAAIVIAYTFGDVYGVALAGVGMLATLGIQDATDAYGPVADNAGGIAEMAGLPKEVRERTDALDSLGNTTAAIGKGFAIGSAGLTSLALLLSYTQAVGITASQVSLLDVKVLAGLLLGVMMPAVFCSLTLKAVGVTSFSIVNEVRRQFKEIAGIMDGTAKPEYGKCVDICTRDSIKQMILPGIITVVSPVIVGWLLGSVAVVGFLAGIILCGFVLAVTFANAGGAWDNAKKWVETGAYGGKGSDAHKAAVVGDTVGDPMKDTAGPSLNIMIKLVAIIALVMAPILANFSGII
- a CDS encoding MBL fold metallo-hydrolase, which codes for MLNRKLRLGLLGTNCYILGDEESREGLIIDPAAISNSIPETVTEHHLNVKYILLTHGHLDHLAGLEYVRKLYPGAKLCFNPSDSHLSENIELVSYLGMPALPNLVPDIPLDEGSTLELGKTRFSVISIPGHTPGGICLYTPGYLFSGDTLFNSGIGRSDFEESDTEALRQNIINRLLSLPPETLVFPGHGRETTIGREKAGNPFI